The following proteins are co-located in the Castanea sativa cultivar Marrone di Chiusa Pesio chromosome 8, ASM4071231v1 genome:
- the LOC142605944 gene encoding serine/threonine-protein phosphatase 7 long form homolog, whose protein sequence is MTITLQDVEILLGIPIDGKAIVGSCALTWAVECEQMLGIVTNSVVLKGQRIQIKKLLEKIDQGLPNGAEEVVVHQYARCYILALLGDTIFADKSSDRVHTMWLQMLRDLHNPPWYSWGSACLAWLYRELCRAIDKKASQISGALILVQYWAWSRFPFLCPRMDLPPDGAYGPPLPSSPLSIK, encoded by the coding sequence atgacgATCACATTACAAGACGTGGAGATCCTGTTGGGGATTCCAATCGATGGTAAGGCAATTGTTGGAAGTTGTGCCTTGACGTGGGCTGTTGAATGTGAGCAAATGCTTggaattgttactaattctGTGGTGCTTAAAGGACAGAGGATCCAAATCAAAAAGCTACTTGAAAAAATTGACCAAGGGTTACCCAATGGTGCAGAAGAGGTTGTTGTGCATCAGTATGCACGGTGTTATATTCTAGCACTCCTAGGAGACACAATTTTTGCTGACAAGTCTAGCGATAGGGTGCATACGATGTGGTTGCAGATGTTGAGGGACCTCCACAATCCACCTTGGTACAGTTGGGGGAgcgcttgccttgcatggttgtacagAGAGTTATGCAGGGCAATCGACAAAAAGGCTAGTCAGATTAGTGGGGCCTTGATACTCGTTCAGTATTGGGCATGGTCCAGATTCCCTTTTTTGTGCCCAAGGATGGACCTTCCACCAGATGGTGCATATGGCCCACCATTACCATCTTCGCCGTTGTCTATTAAGTAA